The following are from one region of the Acidobacteriota bacterium genome:
- a CDS encoding 6-bladed beta-propeller, with the protein MRKTVEKAATVVVALAVIAVFQACGSKDREETAGAGDYPVKIEVVDGVRTILNPAFPKEGVVHYALEEELVMGGEGEGTESVLNRPYSLEVDAQGNVYVLDWGDVDIKVFGPDGRLLRTIGRKGQGPGEFDIPADFILSADGRIFLLSGRQRRISLLDIAGNFISSFTVTGFCSGLAVDRSNRVYSSQMLAPDAGEIGGDFQLIQNRMALIRTDEKGQETTKLGEYPDVTMLRKVEKSGEGLSSQSFSSRESYRTSWLVGPDDRVYLGYNKDYRLDVYDPEWNLLFRFGRDFTPIRHPHYKPDGAHPEFYPAFSDWRKFFDEEGNLWLQQYVEKGDEEFAYDVFTPEGIYLRQVRVPRNLMLVRGDKGYGVFRTEDEFLDVKRFRLSRQKSG; encoded by the coding sequence ATGAGAAAAACCGTTGAAAAGGCCGCCACGGTCGTCGTCGCTTTGGCCGTCATCGCCGTCTTCCAGGCCTGCGGGTCAAAGGACAGGGAGGAAACCGCCGGAGCCGGGGATTATCCGGTGAAGATCGAGGTCGTCGACGGGGTCAGGACGATCCTCAATCCCGCCTTCCCCAAAGAAGGGGTGGTCCATTACGCGCTCGAAGAAGAGCTGGTCATGGGAGGGGAGGGAGAAGGGACGGAATCCGTTCTTAACCGGCCGTACAGCCTCGAGGTCGACGCCCAGGGAAACGTTTACGTCCTGGATTGGGGCGACGTCGACATCAAGGTATTCGGTCCGGACGGCAGGCTGCTCCGGACGATCGGCCGAAAGGGCCAGGGGCCGGGGGAATTCGATATTCCAGCGGATTTCATCCTGTCAGCCGACGGACGGATCTTCCTGCTCTCCGGGCGCCAACGACGGATCTCCCTCCTGGACATTGCGGGAAACTTCATTTCTAGCTTCACTGTGACCGGCTTCTGCAGCGGCCTGGCCGTCGACCGCTCGAACCGGGTCTATTCCTCGCAGATGCTGGCGCCGGACGCCGGGGAGATCGGCGGGGATTTTCAACTGATCCAGAATCGGATGGCCCTGATCAGGACGGATGAGAAAGGGCAGGAGACGACCAAGCTCGGCGAGTATCCGGACGTCACCATGTTGAGAAAAGTCGAGAAATCGGGAGAAGGGCTCAGCAGCCAGAGCTTTTCTTCGCGCGAGTCCTACCGCACCTCCTGGCTCGTCGGTCCAGATGATCGTGTCTATCTCGGCTACAACAAGGATTACCGGCTCGACGTCTATGACCCGGAATGGAACCTTCTCTTCCGGTTCGGCCGGGATTTCACGCCGATCCGGCATCCTCACTATAAGCCGGACGGCGCCCACCCCGAATTCTACCCGGCCTTCTCCGACTGGCGGAAATTCTTCGACGAGGAAGGGAACCTGTGGTTGCAGCAGTACGTCGAGAAGGGAGACGAGGAGTTCGCCTATGACGTCTTCACGCCCGAGGGCATCTACCTGAGGCAGGTCCGGGTGCCCCGGAACCTGATGCTCGTCCGCGGCGACAAAGGCTACGGCGTCTTCCGCACCGAGGACGAGTTCCTGGACGTCAAGCGCTTCCGCCTGAGCAGGCAGAAGTCCGGCTGA
- a CDS encoding tetratricopeptide repeat protein — protein MKRNKKAHALKRVVEKGVPKALIERLDAAQELVYDGWEILAFDAREAKRCFSQAIALDPGMADAYNGLAEVALAKGDMAAAEKHYLTAYEKAKASLGTEARNAFGWWGELETRPYMRSRHGLGLLYLTTGRYEQAIALFEDLLARNPNDNQGVRYLVAPTYLLKDDLPGAIEAFDWFERHYAEDIPDPHFLLNWGLASYMAGQFEDAAMRFRSAFFANPYLLPLVLGRKPKVLPIWHSNNLMRIDYAREYFDWFGGLWSDRDDARGFVGFVWNDVEIRAGFRRWKELWTEIDRLEVSDLRSSLIDKAREIETSELSRTFFLRMKTFLDSLVRPF, from the coding sequence TTGAAGCGCAATAAGAAGGCGCACGCCCTCAAGCGTGTCGTTGAAAAAGGCGTTCCTAAAGCCTTGATAGAGAGGCTCGACGCCGCTCAAGAGCTTGTCTATGACGGCTGGGAGATTCTGGCCTTTGACGCCCGCGAGGCTAAGAGATGTTTCAGCCAAGCCATCGCGCTTGATCCGGGAATGGCGGACGCCTATAACGGGCTTGCCGAAGTGGCCCTGGCCAAGGGCGACATGGCAGCCGCCGAAAAGCACTATTTGACGGCCTATGAGAAGGCCAAGGCATCCTTGGGAACCGAAGCCAGGAATGCTTTTGGCTGGTGGGGCGAACTCGAGACCCGGCCGTATATGCGTTCCCGTCACGGGCTGGGATTGCTCTACCTCACAACGGGGCGCTACGAGCAAGCCATCGCTCTGTTTGAGGACCTTCTGGCGCGGAATCCCAACGACAACCAAGGTGTCCGCTATCTTGTCGCTCCGACCTATCTCTTGAAGGATGACCTTCCAGGGGCCATCGAAGCCTTCGACTGGTTCGAGCGCCATTACGCGGAGGACATCCCGGATCCCCACTTCCTTTTGAATTGGGGGCTGGCGTCCTACATGGCGGGACAATTCGAGGATGCTGCGATGCGATTCCGCTCGGCTTTCTTCGCCAATCCTTACCTCTTGCCGCTCGTCTTGGGCCGAAAGCCCAAGGTCCTTCCGATCTGGCACTCCAATAACCTGATGAGGATCGATTACGCCCGGGAATATTTCGATTGGTTTGGCGGCCTTTGGTCGGATCGTGATGATGCCCGCGGCTTCGTCGGATTCGTCTGGAACGACGTTGAGATCAGGGCAGGATTTCGGCGCTGGAAAGAGCTCTGGACTGAGATCGACAGGCTCGAGGTTTCCGACCTCCGATCTTCGCTGATCGACAAGGCCCGAGAGATCGAGACCAGCGAGCTTTCCCGAACGTTCTTTCTCAGAATGAAAACATTCCTGGACTCGCTCGTGAGGCCGTTTTAG
- a CDS encoding AAA family ATPase, whose amino-acid sequence MNRRIDVEFQNWHRQPSRKPLLVRGARQVGKTYSVRAFGREFSSFVEVNFEEFPQLGIFFENDQNPKTIIEKLSQYVGEAIVPGKTLLFLDEIQACPNALRSLRFFYEQMPDLAVVSAGSLLEFALAEIPSFGVGRISSLFMYPMSFFEFLDAVGEGLLGDAIRQADWHQPLAQPLHQKAMALLRTYMVLGGLPEGLAYYAEHSDALGVQKILDELLVTLMDDFAKYKGRISTDRMDATFKAITLQMGRKFSFSAVGEGSTTGFSTALDLLVKAGLAIKVYHSSCRGVPLAAQIKPSRFKVLPLDCGLYQKVMRLDLQSYLVGRDIDLVNKGPLAELYVGLALLSTFPNHVRPELHYWHREQRGSNAEVDYVFEHKGRAYPVEVKASKRGGMQSLRLFLAERGLDHGIRIAGEAFASYEKIRVVPLYAAENLRILLDKIEADR is encoded by the coding sequence ATGAACAGAAGAATTGATGTGGAATTTCAGAATTGGCACAGGCAGCCATCCAGAAAGCCATTGCTGGTCAGAGGGGCAAGACAGGTCGGCAAAACATACTCGGTCAGAGCCTTCGGGAGAGAATTCTCTTCTTTTGTGGAAGTCAATTTCGAGGAATTTCCACAGCTTGGAATCTTTTTTGAAAACGACCAAAATCCCAAAACAATCATCGAGAAATTGTCCCAGTATGTGGGGGAGGCCATCGTTCCCGGCAAGACCCTGCTGTTTTTAGACGAGATCCAGGCTTGTCCCAATGCGCTGCGGTCCCTTCGTTTTTTTTATGAACAGATGCCTGATTTGGCAGTCGTTTCGGCTGGTTCGCTGCTGGAATTCGCCTTGGCTGAAATCCCTTCCTTTGGTGTGGGGCGTATCTCATCCCTGTTCATGTACCCAATGAGCTTCTTTGAATTCCTGGATGCCGTTGGGGAAGGACTTCTGGGCGATGCCATTCGCCAGGCGGATTGGCATCAGCCGCTGGCCCAGCCCCTGCATCAGAAGGCGATGGCTTTGCTGAGGACGTACATGGTACTGGGGGGACTGCCCGAAGGGCTGGCTTATTATGCTGAGCATTCGGATGCACTTGGAGTTCAGAAGATTCTCGACGAATTGCTTGTCACCCTGATGGATGATTTTGCCAAATACAAAGGGAGAATATCCACGGACAGGATGGATGCGACCTTCAAGGCCATCACCCTTCAAATGGGTAGAAAGTTTTCGTTCAGTGCCGTGGGCGAGGGGTCGACGACAGGTTTTTCCACGGCTTTGGACTTACTCGTCAAGGCCGGACTGGCCATCAAGGTCTATCATTCCTCCTGTCGGGGTGTTCCTCTTGCCGCTCAGATAAAACCGAGCAGATTCAAAGTCTTGCCTCTTGACTGCGGCCTATACCAAAAGGTTATGCGCCTCGATTTGCAATCATATCTGGTCGGTAGGGATATCGATTTGGTCAACAAGGGCCCCCTGGCGGAGCTGTATGTTGGGTTGGCTCTGCTTTCGACATTTCCCAACCATGTTCGGCCGGAGCTACACTACTGGCATCGGGAGCAACGGGGCAGCAATGCGGAAGTTGATTATGTTTTTGAGCATAAGGGGCGTGCCTATCCCGTTGAGGTCAAGGCCTCAAAGCGTGGCGGAATGCAAAGCCTGCGGCTGTTTTTGGCGGAAAGAGGGCTTGATCATGGTATCCGTATCGCCGGAGAAGCCTTTGCAAGCTATGAAAAAATCCGGGTGGTCCCCCTTTATGCAGCAGAAAACCTGCGCATCCTCCTCGACAAGATAGAGGCGGATCGCTGA
- a CDS encoding nucleotidyltransferase family protein, with the protein MCIEIPYDKIHDFCLKWSVREFSIFGSSIRDDGHSESDVDILVSFHDGTSWGLFEFFDMIDELQEIFGRKVDLVEKEALRNPIRKSEILSQRRVVYAA; encoded by the coding sequence ATGTGCATCGAAATCCCCTATGACAAAATTCACGATTTCTGCCTGAAGTGGAGCGTTCGGGAGTTTTCAATTTTCGGCTCGTCTATAAGAGACGACGGTCATTCCGAAAGCGATGTCGACATCCTGGTGTCCTTCCACGACGGAACCTCATGGGGATTGTTTGAATTCTTCGATATGATCGATGAACTTCAGGAGATATTCGGGCGAAAAGTGGATCTCGTGGAAAAGGAGGCGCTTCGCAATCCCATCCGCAAAAGCGAGATCCTCAGCCAACGCCGGGTTGTCTATGCAGCTTGA
- a CDS encoding ATP-binding protein — translation MKRDLYARLLAWRRQEGRKPLLLRGARQVGKTYLLKQFGRNEFENTVYLNFEQNRALGELFSGKLDPRQIIEKLSLYFGVEIRPEAVLIIFDEVQECAEALGSLKYFQEEIPEYVLVAAGSLLGLSLNRPTAFPVGKVTFLDLHPMSFGEFLEATGKSGLRRLIAHKPDFEPLESVFHDELMDLLKKYYYVGGMPEAVSRFAAGGNMREVRAVQADILEAHKHDFRKHTGKSEAVRLARVWDSVPAQLARENKKWRFSEVAKHARARDYADTVEWLALAGLVLRCHRARAPRVPLAGYCDEGAYKLYLLDVGLLGARLGLSERTIVSGNDLFVEYHGAFAENFVAQELTASRSTVWERAESSGPAGREGLFYWVSNGLAEVDFLVEEEEKIYPLEVKAGASAKKKSLLVYGGKFAPPALSRATAMNFKKDGLIFNYPLYAVSRFPTLARR, via the coding sequence ATGAAAAGAGATCTATACGCCAGACTTCTTGCTTGGAGGCGACAGGAGGGGCGGAAACCCCTTCTCCTCCGGGGCGCTCGACAGGTCGGGAAGACTTATCTTCTCAAGCAATTCGGCCGGAACGAATTCGAAAATACGGTCTATCTGAATTTCGAACAAAACCGGGCGCTCGGGGAGCTTTTTTCGGGAAAGCTCGACCCTCGGCAGATCATCGAAAAACTCTCCCTGTATTTCGGCGTTGAAATCCGGCCCGAGGCCGTGCTGATCATCTTCGATGAGGTTCAAGAGTGTGCTGAGGCTCTCGGCAGCCTGAAATATTTCCAGGAGGAGATTCCTGAGTATGTCCTGGTTGCCGCCGGATCGCTTCTGGGTTTGAGTCTCAACAGGCCGACGGCGTTTCCCGTCGGCAAGGTCACGTTTCTCGATCTCCATCCGATGAGTTTCGGCGAATTTCTCGAGGCGACGGGGAAGTCCGGTCTTCGCCGACTGATCGCTCATAAACCCGACTTCGAGCCTCTGGAATCCGTCTTCCACGACGAACTCATGGACCTTCTGAAAAAATATTATTACGTGGGCGGGATGCCGGAAGCCGTATCAAGGTTTGCGGCCGGAGGAAATATGCGGGAAGTTCGGGCGGTTCAAGCCGATATCCTCGAAGCTCACAAACACGATTTTCGAAAACACACGGGGAAATCCGAAGCCGTTCGGCTGGCCAGGGTTTGGGACTCCGTCCCGGCCCAGCTTGCCAGGGAAAATAAAAAATGGCGGTTTTCCGAGGTTGCCAAACACGCCCGGGCCCGCGATTATGCCGACACCGTGGAATGGCTGGCTTTGGCAGGGCTCGTCCTGCGGTGTCATCGCGCGAGAGCGCCGCGGGTGCCCCTCGCAGGCTATTGCGACGAGGGCGCCTACAAGCTTTATCTTCTCGATGTGGGGCTGCTTGGGGCGCGGTTGGGATTGAGCGAGAGGACGATCGTTTCCGGAAACGATCTTTTCGTTGAATATCACGGCGCTTTCGCTGAAAATTTCGTCGCCCAGGAATTGACCGCGTCGCGGAGCACGGTTTGGGAAAGGGCGGAGAGTAGCGGGCCGGCGGGGAGGGAGGGATTGTTCTACTGGGTCAGCAACGGCCTCGCCGAGGTCGATTTTCTTGTCGAAGAGGAAGAGAAAATCTATCCTCTTGAGGTCAAAGCGGGAGCGAGCGCCAAAAAGAAAAGTCTCCTCGTCTATGGGGGCAAGTTCGCGCCGCCGGCATTATCGAGGGCGACGGCGATGAATTTCAAGAAGGACGGCCTGATATTCAATTATCCGCTCTACGCCGTCTCGCGTTTTCCGACATTGGCCAGGCGTTAA